In Calliopsis andreniformis isolate RMS-2024a chromosome 8, iyCalAndr_principal, whole genome shotgun sequence, one DNA window encodes the following:
- the LOC143182665 gene encoding uncharacterized protein LOC143182665 isoform X2, translating to MLILLSSVFVQLAVFITHKYTFELLLKVTGWTFPVLICIIKYISFLISSDYIMYAENWFEDDWNSFASDREHEILLKHGNNGKLVNITFAVTSLVFLSGVLFYAYVPRLLDILFSVNNGTRSFELIILSEYFIDRDKYINVILLHTNICIIVSVCVIIATESLTLIGGYYLCGLLELVSYHVNRVVEETACSYLENMLIHDKIKATVKVHYNALELVGYANDNFAMHYMLLLGLGVISSSINLYRASQVLQHTGFSSEILVITVLLLIHFYYMLLLNYVGQQILNQCHNLFVTVFDTEWYMAPLPIQKMLLFVLIRSTKPTCFETGGLVVASLEMFTSIFKASVSYFMCLRSAS from the exons ATGCTAATACTCCTTTCATCTGTGTTTGTTCAG CTTGCAGTATTTATTACACACAAGTATACTTTCGAGCTCCTTTTGAAAGTTACCGGATGGACTTTTCCAGTGCTAATCTGCATTATTAAATACATATCATTCCTTATCAGTAGTGACTAC ATAATGTACGCAGAGAATTGGTTTGAGGACGACTGGAATAGTTTTGCCTCTGATAGGGAACATGAGATACTACTGAAACACGGTAACAATGGGAAATTGGTTAACATAACATTTGCAG TTACATCCCTGGTATTTTTATCTGGTGTGCTCTTTTACGCATACGTACCGCGACTGTTGGATATTCTGTTCTCTGTAAATAATGGAACGCGATCGTTTGAATTAATAATTCTCTCCGAATATTTTATTGACAGGGATAAATATATCAACGTGATACTATTACACACTAACATCTGCATTATTGTTTCGGTCTGTGTCATAATTGCCACTGAGTCGCTCACCCTAATAGGCGGATATTACCTTTGCGGATTGTTGGAGCTTGTCAG TTATCATGTTAATCGTGTTGTAGAGGAAACTGCTTGCTCATACTTGGAGAATATGTTGATACATGACAAGATAAAAGCCACTGTAAAAGTTCattacaatgccctaga ACTCGTCGGATACGCAAATGATAATTTTGCAATGCATTATATGCTACTACTGGGCTTGGGCGTAATTTCATCAAGCATAAATCTTTACAGG gcCTCCCAAGTACTTCAACATACTGGCTTCTCGAGTGAAATATTAGTCATTACAGTTCTGCTACTCATTCACTTTTATTATATGCTACTCCTTAACTATGTAGGTCAGCAAATCCTAAATCAGTGTCACAACCTTTTCGTTACAGT GTTTGATACAGAATGGTACATGGCCCCTCTGCCGATTCAGAAGATGCTCCTATTCGTTCTAATAAGAAGTACAAAACCAACCTGTTTCGAAACTGGTGGTCTTGTGGTAGCATCATTGGAAATGTTTACATCG ATTTTTAAAGCATCAGTGTCATATTTTATGTGCCTACGGTCTGCAAGCTAG
- the LOC143182670 gene encoding uncharacterized protein LOC143182670, translating into MRISRFLATFLIFLCCVLFYTYIPRLLDIPFSLNNGTRSSELIVPCEYFIDSDKYINLIQLHINVCVIVFVCVIIATESPIIIGGYYICGLLELVSYHVNRVIEETAYSYKQNMSIHDKIKTIVIVHYNALESV; encoded by the exons ATGCGAATTTCCCGATTTTTAGCTACATTCCTGATATTTTTATGCTGTGTGCTCTTTTATACATACATACCGCGACTATTGGATATTCCTTTCTCCCTAAATAATGGAACCCGATCGTCTGAATTAATAGTTCCCTGCGAATACTTTATTGACAGTGATAAATATATCAACCTGATACAATTACACATTAACGTCTGTGTTATTGTTTTCGTCTGTGTCATAATTGCTACTGAATCGCCGATCATAATAGGCGGATATTACATTTGCGGATTATTGGAGCTTGTCAG TTATCATGTTAATCGTGTTATAGAGGAAACTGCTTACTCATACAAGCAGAATATGTCGATACATGACAAAATAAAGACCATTGTAATAGTTCattacaatgccctagagtcagtataa
- the LOC143182671 gene encoding uncharacterized protein LOC143182671, with amino-acid sequence MTIERNAYIQCFSLAYFFFHITGLSSGKKGFLVQFQKCLIMLILLSFVLVQLAVFITHKYTFELFLKVAGWTLPVLICIIKYISFLICSDCIVYVENWFEDEWNSFTSDREHEILLKHGNNGKLVNITFAG; translated from the exons ATGACTATAGAAAGGAACGCTTATATACAGTGTTTTTCTCTGGCATATTTTTTTTTCCACATAACTGGACTTTCGAGTGGGAAGAAAGGATTCTTGGTGCAGTTTCAAAAGTGTTTAATTATGCTAATACTCCTTTCATTTGTGTTAGTTCAG CTTGCAGTTTTTATTACACACAAGTATACTTTCGAGCTCTTTTTGAAAGTTGCCGGATGGACTTTGCCAGTGCTAATTTGCATTATTAAATACATATCATTCCTTATCTGTAGTGACTGC ATAGTGTACGTAGAGaattggtttgaggacgagtggAATAGTTTTACGTCTGATAGGGAACATGAGATATTACTGAAACACGGTAACAATGGGAAATTGGTTAACATAACATTTGCAGGTTAA
- the LOC143182665 gene encoding uncharacterized protein LOC143182665 isoform X3, with translation MAKERNAYLQCFSLAYFFSDITGLSIGKKGFLVHFQKCLIMLILLSSVFVQIMYAENWFEDDWNSFASDREHEILLKHGNNGKLVNITFAVTSLVFLSGVLFYAYVPRLLDILFSVNNGTRSFELIILSEYFIDRDKYINVILLHTNICIIVSVCVIIATESLTLIGGYYLCGLLELVSYHVNRVVEETACSYLENMLIHDKIKATVKVHYNALELVGYANDNFAMHYMLLLGLGVISSSINLYRASQVLQHTGFSSEILVITVLLLIHFYYMLLLNYVGQQILNQCHNLFVTVFDTEWYMAPLPIQKMLLFVLIRSTKPTCFETGGLVVASLEMFTSIFKASVSYFMCLRSAS, from the exons ATGGCTAAAGAAAGGAACGCTTATCTACAGTGTTTTTCGCTCGCATATTTTTTTTCAGACATAACTGGACTTTCGATTGGGAAGAAAGGATTCTTGGTGCACTTTCAAAAGTGTTTAATTATGCTAATACTCCTTTCATCTGTGTTTGTTCAG ATAATGTACGCAGAGAATTGGTTTGAGGACGACTGGAATAGTTTTGCCTCTGATAGGGAACATGAGATACTACTGAAACACGGTAACAATGGGAAATTGGTTAACATAACATTTGCAG TTACATCCCTGGTATTTTTATCTGGTGTGCTCTTTTACGCATACGTACCGCGACTGTTGGATATTCTGTTCTCTGTAAATAATGGAACGCGATCGTTTGAATTAATAATTCTCTCCGAATATTTTATTGACAGGGATAAATATATCAACGTGATACTATTACACACTAACATCTGCATTATTGTTTCGGTCTGTGTCATAATTGCCACTGAGTCGCTCACCCTAATAGGCGGATATTACCTTTGCGGATTGTTGGAGCTTGTCAG TTATCATGTTAATCGTGTTGTAGAGGAAACTGCTTGCTCATACTTGGAGAATATGTTGATACATGACAAGATAAAAGCCACTGTAAAAGTTCattacaatgccctaga ACTCGTCGGATACGCAAATGATAATTTTGCAATGCATTATATGCTACTACTGGGCTTGGGCGTAATTTCATCAAGCATAAATCTTTACAGG gcCTCCCAAGTACTTCAACATACTGGCTTCTCGAGTGAAATATTAGTCATTACAGTTCTGCTACTCATTCACTTTTATTATATGCTACTCCTTAACTATGTAGGTCAGCAAATCCTAAATCAGTGTCACAACCTTTTCGTTACAGT GTTTGATACAGAATGGTACATGGCCCCTCTGCCGATTCAGAAGATGCTCCTATTCGTTCTAATAAGAAGTACAAAACCAACCTGTTTCGAAACTGGTGGTCTTGTGGTAGCATCATTGGAAATGTTTACATCG ATTTTTAAAGCATCAGTGTCATATTTTATGTGCCTACGGTCTGCAAGCTAG
- the LOC143182536 gene encoding uncharacterized protein LOC143182536 — MIIITLFYYLRLVGYANDNFAMHYMLLLGLGVISSSINLYRASQVLQHTGFSSEILVITILLLIHFHYMLLCNYVGQQILNQCHDLFVTVFNTQWYMAPLPIQKMLLFILIRSTKPTCFETGGLVVASLEMFTSVTSISVSYFMCLQSTTVSA; from the exons ATGATAATAATTACTTTGTTTTACTATTTAAGACTCGTCGGATACGCAAATGATAATTTTGCAATGCATTATATGCTACTACTGGGCTTGGGCGTAATTTCATCAAGCATAAATCTTTACAGG gcCTCCCAAGTACTTCAACATACTGGCTTCTCGAGTGAAATATTAGTCATTACAATTCTGCTACTCATTCACTTTCATTATATGCTACTGTGTAACTATGTAGGTCAGCAAATCCTAAATCAGTGTCACGACCTTTTCGTTACAGT gttcaatacacaatggtaCATGGCCCCTCTACCAATTCAGAAGATGCTTCTATTCATTCTAATAAGAAGTACAAAACCAACCTGTTTCGAAACTGGTGGTCTTGTGGTAGCATCATTGGAAATGTTTACATCGGTAACAAGTAT ATCTGTGtcatattttatgtgtctgcagTCTACAA CTGTATCAgcttaa
- the LOC143182665 gene encoding uncharacterized protein LOC143182665 isoform X1: MAKERNAYLQCFSLAYFFSDITGLSIGKKGFLVHFQKCLIMLILLSSVFVQLAVFITHKYTFELLLKVTGWTFPVLICIIKYISFLISSDYIMYAENWFEDDWNSFASDREHEILLKHGNNGKLVNITFAVTSLVFLSGVLFYAYVPRLLDILFSVNNGTRSFELIILSEYFIDRDKYINVILLHTNICIIVSVCVIIATESLTLIGGYYLCGLLELVSYHVNRVVEETACSYLENMLIHDKIKATVKVHYNALELVGYANDNFAMHYMLLLGLGVISSSINLYRASQVLQHTGFSSEILVITVLLLIHFYYMLLLNYVGQQILNQCHNLFVTVFDTEWYMAPLPIQKMLLFVLIRSTKPTCFETGGLVVASLEMFTSIFKASVSYFMCLRSAS, from the exons ATGGCTAAAGAAAGGAACGCTTATCTACAGTGTTTTTCGCTCGCATATTTTTTTTCAGACATAACTGGACTTTCGATTGGGAAGAAAGGATTCTTGGTGCACTTTCAAAAGTGTTTAATTATGCTAATACTCCTTTCATCTGTGTTTGTTCAG CTTGCAGTATTTATTACACACAAGTATACTTTCGAGCTCCTTTTGAAAGTTACCGGATGGACTTTTCCAGTGCTAATCTGCATTATTAAATACATATCATTCCTTATCAGTAGTGACTAC ATAATGTACGCAGAGAATTGGTTTGAGGACGACTGGAATAGTTTTGCCTCTGATAGGGAACATGAGATACTACTGAAACACGGTAACAATGGGAAATTGGTTAACATAACATTTGCAG TTACATCCCTGGTATTTTTATCTGGTGTGCTCTTTTACGCATACGTACCGCGACTGTTGGATATTCTGTTCTCTGTAAATAATGGAACGCGATCGTTTGAATTAATAATTCTCTCCGAATATTTTATTGACAGGGATAAATATATCAACGTGATACTATTACACACTAACATCTGCATTATTGTTTCGGTCTGTGTCATAATTGCCACTGAGTCGCTCACCCTAATAGGCGGATATTACCTTTGCGGATTGTTGGAGCTTGTCAG TTATCATGTTAATCGTGTTGTAGAGGAAACTGCTTGCTCATACTTGGAGAATATGTTGATACATGACAAGATAAAAGCCACTGTAAAAGTTCattacaatgccctaga ACTCGTCGGATACGCAAATGATAATTTTGCAATGCATTATATGCTACTACTGGGCTTGGGCGTAATTTCATCAAGCATAAATCTTTACAGG gcCTCCCAAGTACTTCAACATACTGGCTTCTCGAGTGAAATATTAGTCATTACAGTTCTGCTACTCATTCACTTTTATTATATGCTACTCCTTAACTATGTAGGTCAGCAAATCCTAAATCAGTGTCACAACCTTTTCGTTACAGT GTTTGATACAGAATGGTACATGGCCCCTCTGCCGATTCAGAAGATGCTCCTATTCGTTCTAATAAGAAGTACAAAACCAACCTGTTTCGAAACTGGTGGTCTTGTGGTAGCATCATTGGAAATGTTTACATCG ATTTTTAAAGCATCAGTGTCATATTTTATGTGCCTACGGTCTGCAAGCTAG